In a genomic window of Ignavibacteria bacterium:
- the hflX gene encoding GTPase HflX, giving the protein MNSKSTVKAVKHPLHCNFAVCSSPRGLVHDVGLLPRERAYIVAVTKKGVDPEVVREHLDELVLLLDTAGANVVGRLTQERDRPDLSTALGKGKVQELKEIITETPVEMVVFDDELSPAQVRNLEEELGVKVLDRSGVILDIFAAHARSVEARTQVELAQLEYLLPRLTRMWTHLSKQFGGIGTKGPGETQIETDRRMYRTRMQRLREKLREIDTQRLVQRKGREGLPRFALVGYTNAGKSSLMRQITQADVFVQDRLFATLDTTVRSIELPSGQRALISDTVGFIRKLPPQLVASFRSTLAETLEADVLLHVVDISNPHFRDQMAVVDETLKTLGASDTPQIVVFNKIDLIEDPHLINDAEAEVPNCVFVSAERGLNINRLLQSMQETFEESAITRTVRIPYEDMRTVARIYEDVEVLHREDTDTDIRLSVRVASDKLPLFMSRYEKFMAADAPLPTNPS; this is encoded by the coding sequence ATGAACTCCAAATCTACGGTCAAGGCGGTGAAGCATCCGCTGCATTGTAATTTCGCTGTCTGTTCTTCCCCACGAGGTCTTGTGCACGACGTTGGTCTTCTTCCGCGCGAGCGGGCATACATAGTAGCTGTCACGAAAAAGGGTGTCGACCCGGAAGTGGTTCGTGAACACCTCGATGAGCTGGTTCTTCTGCTCGATACAGCCGGTGCCAACGTGGTTGGCAGGCTTACTCAGGAGCGAGACCGCCCGGATCTCTCAACGGCACTTGGGAAGGGCAAGGTGCAAGAGCTCAAGGAGATCATCACGGAAACACCTGTAGAGATGGTGGTCTTTGATGATGAGTTATCCCCTGCCCAAGTACGCAACCTCGAAGAAGAACTTGGCGTGAAGGTCCTTGACAGAAGCGGTGTGATCCTCGACATCTTTGCTGCCCATGCCAGATCGGTAGAGGCGCGCACACAAGTTGAGCTGGCACAGCTCGAATACCTCCTGCCTCGTCTTACCCGTATGTGGACGCACCTATCGAAACAATTCGGCGGTATCGGAACAAAGGGTCCGGGTGAAACCCAGATCGAGACGGACCGACGGATGTATCGCACGCGTATGCAACGCCTCCGAGAGAAACTTCGTGAGATCGATACGCAGCGACTTGTTCAGCGCAAGGGCAGAGAAGGCCTTCCCCGCTTTGCCTTAGTTGGCTATACCAATGCCGGCAAGTCATCACTGATGCGGCAGATCACACAAGCAGATGTCTTTGTCCAGGATCGACTCTTCGCTACGCTTGATACAACGGTGCGCAGCATTGAACTGCCATCAGGACAGCGTGCCTTGATCTCTGATACTGTTGGGTTCATCAGAAAACTGCCGCCCCAGCTTGTTGCATCATTCCGATCCACATTGGCAGAAACCTTAGAAGCCGATGTTCTGCTGCATGTTGTTGACATCTCAAATCCGCATTTCCGCGACCAAATGGCAGTGGTGGACGAGACTCTGAAAACGTTAGGAGCATCCGATACTCCTCAGATCGTGGTATTCAACAAGATCGACCTCATCGAAGACCCGCATCTGATCAATGATGCAGAGGCAGAAGTACCCAACTGCGTGTTCGTCTCTGCAGAACGAGGATTGAACATCAATCGACTTCTCCAGAGCATGCAGGAAACGTTTGAAGAGTCGGCTATCACCCGAACTGTTCGCATTCCGTATGAGGATATGAGAACCGTTGCTCGTATCTATGAAGACGTTGAAGTTCTACATCGAGAAGACACCGATACGGATATTCGCTTGTCCGTGCGCGTTGCTTCCGATAAATTGCCCTTGTTCATGTCGCGGTACGAGAAATTCATGGCCGCCGACGCACCACTTCCCACAAATCCTTCGTAA